In Candidatus Methylomirabilota bacterium, a genomic segment contains:
- the miaA gene encoding tRNA (adenosine(37)-N6)-dimethylallyltransferase MiaA: MLPIDVPSLQAGPVPTPPSTPLPFFIALVGPTGIGKSAIAGDLAKVIDGEIVALDSMQVYRYLDIGTAKPTLAEQDGIPHHLISLVDPNEAFSAADYARLVHRVLKEIHSRGRLPVVVGGSGLYLRALRGEIFAGPREVKSIRARLGQEAKYGGPEVLHARLARLDPLVADRIHPRDLFRLVRALEIIEVTGRRVTDLWEVHRRGLVRPASLLLGLHRERTDLYGRINDRVDRMIESGLIGEVKKLLAAGYSPHIKPFRSHNYRYIVAFLLGEKSLEEATNRTKQETRHYAKRQMTWFRRETDITWFDLTHGESSTVREVLIPQIQRARERHGAS, translated from the coding sequence ATGCTTCCCATTGACGTCCCGTCTCTGCAGGCTGGCCCCGTACCAACGCCCCCCTCAACCCCCCTTCCTTTCTTTATCGCCCTCGTCGGTCCGACCGGAATCGGCAAGAGTGCCATCGCAGGAGACCTAGCTAAGGTCATAGATGGGGAAATTGTGGCCCTGGACTCCATGCAGGTTTACCGTTACCTCGACATCGGCACGGCCAAGCCGACTTTGGCAGAGCAAGATGGGATCCCGCACCACCTCATCAGCCTGGTAGATCCGAATGAAGCCTTTTCAGCGGCAGACTATGCCCGGTTGGTCCATCGCGTGCTCAAAGAAATCCATTCCCGAGGGAGGCTTCCTGTCGTCGTGGGAGGATCGGGCCTCTATCTCCGTGCCCTCCGTGGGGAGATTTTTGCGGGTCCGCGAGAAGTCAAGAGCATCCGGGCACGACTGGGACAGGAGGCGAAGTACGGCGGCCCCGAGGTGCTACACGCCCGCCTCGCTCGTCTGGATCCCTTGGTCGCTGACAGAATCCATCCCCGGGATCTCTTTCGCCTCGTTCGGGCCTTGGAGATCATCGAGGTTACCGGCAGGCGCGTTACCGACCTTTGGGAAGTCCATCGCAGGGGGCTGGTGAGACCCGCGTCCCTCCTATTGGGGCTTCACAGGGAGCGTACGGACCTGTACGGGCGGATCAACGACCGCGTAGATCGTATGATCGAGTCCGGCCTTATCGGGGAGGTCAAGAAGCTCCTCGCGGCGGGCTACTCTCCACATATAAAGCCATTTCGCAGCCACAACTATCGCTATATTGTTGCCTTCCTTCTCGGAGAGAAGAGCCTCGAGGAGGCGACCAACCGCACCAAGCAAGAAACCCGTCACTATGCCAAGCGTCAAATGACCTGGTTCCGCCGGGAGACAGACATCACGTGGTTTGACCTGACGCACGGTGAGAGCAGCACGGTTCGAGAGGTCCTGATTCCACAAATCCAACGGGCCCGAGAGAGGCATGGAGCATCTTAA
- a CDS encoding HIT domain-containing protein has translation MSTLWAPWRMQYIVGSRSDGCILCEKAKEGEDAKNLILARGPFAYVLMNIYPYSSGHLMIAPYRHLECLGKLSAEETSEMMAWASKSEHILRDVFHAEGFNIGLNIGKVAGAGIDDHVHMHVVPRWNGDTNFMPVLGETKVIPEYLEETYAKLLPSYQAD, from the coding sequence ATTTCTACCCTTTGGGCGCCGTGGCGGATGCAGTATATCGTCGGATCGAGATCCGACGGGTGCATTTTGTGCGAGAAGGCGAAGGAGGGGGAGGACGCGAAAAACCTCATCCTGGCCCGGGGTCCTTTTGCCTATGTTCTCATGAACATCTACCCCTATAGCAGCGGCCACCTGATGATTGCTCCGTACCGCCATCTGGAGTGCCTGGGAAAGCTCTCCGCAGAGGAAACGTCGGAAATGATGGCCTGGGCGTCCAAAAGCGAGCACATTCTGCGGGACGTCTTCCACGCGGAGGGGTTCAACATCGGCCTAAACATAGGAAAGGTGGCCGGGGCGGGGATTGATGACCACGTACACATGCACGTGGTCCCGCGTTGGAATGGCGACACGAACTTTATGCCCGTCCTGGGCGAGACCAAGGTAATTCCGGAGTACCTCGAAGAGACGTACGCGAAGCTCTTGCCCTCTTATCAGGCTGATTGA
- a CDS encoding integration host factor subunit beta, with protein MTKADLVEKIAATVNLTKKETEVVMDTMFDGIAKALASSNDGKVELRGFGSFRVRRRGARQGRNPQTGAMVSVPAKKVPYFKPGKELKALIDR; from the coding sequence ATGACTAAGGCCGATCTGGTAGAAAAGATCGCAGCAACAGTCAATCTCACGAAGAAGGAGACCGAGGTTGTCATGGATACTATGTTTGACGGCATCGCTAAAGCATTGGCCTCGAGCAACGACGGCAAGGTCGAACTTCGCGGCTTCGGGAGCTTTCGGGTCCGGCGCCGGGGGGCCCGTCAGGGTCGAAACCCCCAGACGGGTGCGATGGTCAGTGTCCCAGCCAAGAAGGTGCCCTATTTTAAGCCGGGAAAGGAGCTGAAGGCCCTCATCGACAGGTAG
- the sppA gene encoding signal peptide peptidase SppA has translation MSGGRKRSFLRAMLITGGIGLFFFVLIFGAAALLSNREHFGGPKMALVKVDGIISESEEVIEQIRHHLENPTVQAFVIRINSPGGGVAASQEIHEEIRKIRQDHGKPVVASMATVAASGGYYIATAADKIVANPGTITGSIGVIIQIPNFSGLLQKVGIRSEVIKSGPYKDLASATRELTPEERELLQRLIDDIHDQFIQAVVEGRGLSREKVEMVADGRILSGRQALELGLVDQLGNLQDAIATAAKMGNIPGEPQIVQVEERKFSLLRLLLGSRATAWPQKLLGTEESQLSVDYLWQW, from the coding sequence ATGTCAGGGGGACGGAAGCGTTCCTTCTTACGGGCTATGTTGATCACGGGAGGGATTGGACTGTTCTTCTTCGTCCTGATCTTCGGTGCAGCCGCCCTGCTTAGCAACCGAGAGCATTTCGGGGGCCCGAAGATGGCCCTGGTGAAAGTTGATGGAATCATCAGCGAGTCAGAAGAAGTTATAGAGCAGATTCGTCATCACCTTGAGAATCCAACCGTCCAGGCTTTCGTGATCCGCATTAACAGTCCAGGTGGGGGAGTGGCAGCGTCTCAGGAGATTCACGAGGAGATTAGAAAGATTCGTCAAGATCACGGCAAACCCGTAGTAGCCTCCATGGCCACCGTGGCGGCCTCAGGAGGGTACTATATCGCCACCGCTGCCGACAAGATCGTGGCCAATCCGGGGACCATCACGGGAAGCATTGGGGTGATCATACAGATCCCCAATTTCTCGGGGCTTCTCCAAAAAGTAGGGATTCGGTCGGAGGTCATAAAAAGCGGACCCTACAAAGATTTGGCCTCGGCCACCCGAGAGCTGACACCGGAAGAGCGGGAGTTGCTCCAGCGGCTCATTGATGACATTCACGACCAGTTCATCCAAGCGGTGGTGGAGGGACGCGGCCTTTCTCGAGAAAAGGTAGAGATGGTTGCAGATGGGCGAATTCTGAGCGGCCGACAGGCTCTAGAGTTGGGACTGGTGGATCAGCTTGGGAACCTCCAAGATGCCATCGCGACGGCAGCAAAAATGGGGAATATCCCTGGAGAGCCCCAGATCGTCCAGGTAGAAGAGCGCAAGTTTTCTTTGCTCCGGTTGTTGCTGGGAAGCAGGGCCACGGCGTGGCCACAAAAGTTACTGGGAACGGAGGAAAGTCAGTTGTCCGTCGATTATCTGTGGCAGTGGTGA
- a CDS encoding adenylate/guanylate cyclase domain-containing protein yields MEQFTHPGKSDVQSPRFIEGRTEEIQDLFGVPLPTLPEDYDSAGDHPVFLVQLHPRLQPAFLTFLGAASRSLMAGGREPQEFQDAEQSYFQLLLEIATNIIENERRSGLLNLFWLAHFKEIAAAVQDYFTREGIAPFFKYQMHPLVRGFYRLLHRSTWNHFSSTAPQTLEYNLGLNFNHHLIESLFEDQLPFTEVDVARANLEGILVPQNRRFRLSGVEYRELRDVLQDRIRLGLTKQERALIDLIKTHLPGVDPSSYDEKAAQLKMVFQPAILGYLFTDYDETLGRLTTSAQLTAGRDRRGGWQHLLHDYLDFIQAVRRCEIIDRFRRHIALIPPGLDEIQLKQYSTEDRLFQFSETTEVLNSARKVTILFTDLRGFTAASEGGISEVELTRSLYAIFDPMAGIVKRFKGKIDKFTGDGVMITFGSTQISPEDEMNALRTAVAIQTLVKDLQKQGKMPYQMGISLHTGRAQIGHFLPDKKSVDVTVIGRHVNIASRVAGSGSSPVEVQSEKRATPGSADQEVWIDRHGTLYNFGITATREHVEALRQSSSWEIEEGKKGTRYTVFDPELGKKILIEYVGDAKLKGVERAQPVYRVNAS; encoded by the coding sequence ATGGAGCAGTTTACGCACCCTGGGAAAAGCGATGTCCAATCGCCTCGCTTCATCGAGGGAAGGACCGAAGAGATTCAAGACCTCTTCGGGGTTCCCCTGCCTACCCTCCCGGAAGACTACGATTCCGCAGGAGACCACCCGGTTTTCCTCGTCCAACTTCATCCCCGCCTCCAGCCGGCTTTCCTGACCTTTCTCGGGGCGGCTTCTCGCTCCCTCATGGCAGGGGGGAGGGAGCCGCAGGAGTTTCAGGACGCCGAGCAGTCCTATTTCCAGCTGCTGCTAGAAATTGCAACGAATATCATCGAGAACGAACGCCGGTCTGGATTGCTGAATCTCTTCTGGCTGGCTCACTTCAAGGAAATCGCGGCCGCGGTGCAGGATTACTTCACTCGGGAAGGGATCGCGCCCTTTTTCAAATACCAGATGCACCCACTGGTCCGTGGTTTCTACAGGCTCCTGCATCGATCGACCTGGAATCACTTTTCGAGCACAGCCCCTCAGACACTCGAATATAACCTTGGGCTCAACTTCAACCACCACCTGATCGAAAGCCTCTTCGAGGATCAATTGCCCTTCACCGAGGTGGACGTGGCCCGTGCGAACCTGGAGGGGATCTTGGTCCCACAAAATCGGAGATTTCGTCTGAGTGGGGTAGAGTACAGAGAATTGCGAGATGTCTTGCAGGACCGGATTCGCCTTGGCCTCACCAAACAAGAGCGTGCCCTGATCGACCTCATCAAGACCCACCTGCCAGGAGTGGATCCCTCCTCGTATGATGAGAAAGCCGCTCAACTGAAGATGGTATTTCAGCCCGCCATCCTCGGCTATCTCTTTACTGACTACGATGAGACCTTGGGGCGGCTCACCACCTCCGCCCAGCTCACGGCGGGGCGAGACCGTCGGGGCGGATGGCAGCATCTCTTGCATGACTATCTCGATTTTATCCAGGCAGTCCGTCGGTGTGAAATCATCGACCGCTTCCGACGCCACATTGCCCTGATCCCTCCAGGACTCGATGAGATCCAGCTAAAACAATACTCTACTGAGGATCGGCTTTTCCAGTTTTCCGAAACCACCGAGGTACTCAATAGCGCGCGAAAGGTGACCATTCTTTTCACGGATCTCCGGGGCTTTACTGCGGCTTCGGAGGGTGGGATCTCCGAGGTGGAACTGACGCGATCCCTCTACGCCATCTTTGACCCCATGGCTGGCATCGTCAAGCGTTTCAAGGGGAAGATCGACAAATTCACCGGTGATGGAGTCATGATCACCTTTGGGAGTACTCAGATCAGCCCTGAGGATGAGATGAACGCCCTGCGAACCGCTGTCGCAATTCAGACGCTGGTAAAAGACCTTCAGAAGCAAGGGAAGATGCCCTATCAGATGGGCATCAGTCTTCATACTGGTCGTGCCCAAATAGGTCACTTTCTCCCCGATAAAAAATCTGTCGATGTCACGGTAATCGGCCGCCATGTCAATATCGCCAGCCGCGTCGCTGGCTCTGGAAGCAGCCCCGTGGAGGTGCAGAGCGAGAAACGAGCGACCCCTGGGAGTGCCGATCAAGAGGTCTGGATCGATCGGCACGGTACCCTCTATAATTTCGGGATCACAGCGACCCGGGAACACGTGGAGGCCCTGCGCCAAAGTAGCTCTTGGGAGATCGAGGAAGGGAAAAAGGGCACGCGATACACCGTGTTCGATCCCGAACTGGGAAAAAAGATCTTGATTGAGTATGTAGGGGATGCTAAGTTAAAAGGTGTGGAGCGGGCTCAGCCCGTCTACCGGGTGAATGCCTCTTGA
- the cmk gene encoding (d)CMP kinase: MPKDLIITIDGPVAAGKTTAARLLAERLGYCYIDSGAMYRALAWKAIQEGIDVSSPTMLLDLLARTELEFRPGPEGLRVLVDGEDVTDALRLPRTETASSILSVHPSVREEMVRRQRQLGVGGGVVMDGRDIGTVVFPDAPVKFYLTASPEERGRRRFRESPQGTGSFEGTLAEVKRRDRRDMERPASPLKPAPDAILIDTTFLSAEEVVKELESHIHRKLRDPRDFLLA; this comes from the coding sequence CTGCCGAAAGACCTGATTATTACCATCGACGGCCCAGTGGCAGCTGGGAAAACCACGGCAGCCCGGCTGTTGGCCGAGCGGCTGGGCTATTGCTATATCGATAGCGGGGCAATGTACCGGGCGCTCGCCTGGAAGGCGATACAGGAAGGTATCGATGTGTCGAGTCCAACGATGTTGTTGGATCTGCTCGCCCGAACCGAGCTCGAGTTCCGACCTGGGCCCGAGGGGCTCCGGGTCCTGGTGGATGGGGAAGACGTTACCGATGCTCTCCGCTTGCCCAGGACCGAGACGGCTTCCTCAATCTTGTCTGTCCATCCGAGTGTTCGAGAAGAGATGGTGAGGCGGCAACGGCAGCTTGGGGTTGGGGGAGGGGTGGTGATGGACGGTCGTGATATCGGTACGGTGGTCTTCCCGGACGCCCCTGTGAAATTTTACCTCACCGCCTCCCCAGAGGAGCGTGGGCGCCGACGCTTCCGAGAATCTCCTCAGGGCACCGGCAGCTTCGAGGGAACCCTGGCAGAGGTGAAACGCCGAGATCGTCGGGACATGGAACGGCCGGCCTCCCCTTTAAAGCCGGCACCAGATGCCATCCTCATTGACACCACCTTCCTGAGTGCAGAGGAGGTGGTCAAGGAGTTGGAGAGCCATATCCATAGAAAGCTCAGGGACCCCCGTGATTTTTTGCTTGCGTGA
- a CDS encoding 30S ribosomal protein S1: MVETERDRRGRETDRDLHGVMEQPESTIDMQQIYDQTFKDIVEGEIVKGKVLAIGPDEVMIDIGYKSEGGIPLKEFLNPQGQLTIQVGDVIDAYLESKEDSEGLIVLSREKAEKIKVWEEISKVYEKGGVVEATIVGKTKGGLIADIGVRAFLPGSQVDLRPVRDLDKVIGKTFPMKIIKLNQRRGNIVLSRRELLEEERKDLKEKTLATLEEGKILKGKIKNLTEYGAFIDLGGLDGLLHITDMSWGRIGHPSELFAVGDEVEVTVLKFDRQAERVSLGYKQRLADPWGDVIQKFAPGTKVKGKVVSITDYGAFVELDPGVEGLVHISEMSWTQRVKHPSKVVTVGDVVDVVVLDIDRSARRISLGIKQVEPNPWDALEQRYPVGTRLEGKVRNLVDFGAFIELEDGIDGLIHVSDMSWTKRVKHPSEILKKGDRVEAIVLHVDKIARRISLGLKQTEPDPWKTTVPEKYRIGMDVTGKVVRITDFGAFVELPDGIEGLLHVSELSEGRVNRPEDVIKAGEELNLKIIKLDTGDRKLGLSLRAFQEATQEQEGKEEGE, translated from the coding sequence ATGGTAGAGACAGAGCGTGATCGTCGGGGGCGAGAAACGGATCGGGACTTGCACGGAGTAATGGAACAGCCGGAATCTACCATTGACATGCAACAGATCTACGACCAAACCTTCAAGGACATTGTGGAAGGGGAGATCGTGAAGGGGAAGGTCCTGGCGATTGGACCGGATGAGGTTATGATCGACATTGGCTACAAGTCCGAGGGGGGTATTCCGCTCAAAGAGTTTCTGAACCCCCAAGGACAGCTGACGATCCAGGTGGGCGATGTCATTGACGCCTACCTCGAATCCAAGGAAGACAGCGAGGGGCTGATCGTCTTAAGCCGCGAAAAGGCGGAAAAAATTAAGGTCTGGGAGGAAATCAGCAAGGTCTACGAAAAGGGGGGGGTCGTAGAGGCGACCATTGTAGGGAAGACGAAGGGAGGGTTGATCGCCGACATCGGGGTCCGGGCGTTCCTCCCCGGCTCGCAGGTGGACCTGCGTCCCGTGCGGGATCTTGATAAAGTGATTGGCAAGACGTTTCCCATGAAGATTATCAAACTGAACCAGCGACGGGGCAACATCGTCCTCTCTCGACGGGAGCTTCTGGAAGAAGAGCGGAAAGACCTCAAGGAAAAGACGCTGGCCACGTTAGAAGAAGGGAAGATTTTGAAGGGTAAGATCAAGAACCTCACAGAATACGGCGCCTTTATTGACCTTGGGGGCCTGGACGGCCTCCTACATATCACCGACATGTCCTGGGGCCGAATCGGACACCCCTCGGAGCTTTTTGCGGTGGGGGACGAGGTTGAGGTAACAGTCCTCAAGTTCGACCGACAGGCAGAACGGGTTTCCCTGGGTTACAAACAGCGTCTGGCGGACCCGTGGGGAGACGTCATTCAGAAGTTCGCCCCGGGAACTAAGGTGAAGGGAAAGGTGGTCTCGATCACCGATTACGGAGCCTTCGTCGAGTTAGATCCAGGAGTGGAAGGTCTCGTCCATATCTCGGAGATGTCCTGGACCCAGCGGGTCAAGCATCCTTCCAAGGTGGTGACCGTGGGAGACGTGGTGGACGTGGTAGTCCTGGATATTGATCGGTCTGCCCGGCGGATCTCACTTGGGATAAAACAAGTGGAACCCAATCCGTGGGACGCCTTGGAACAGCGGTACCCCGTGGGGACCCGCCTCGAGGGAAAAGTCCGAAACCTCGTTGACTTCGGTGCCTTCATCGAACTGGAGGACGGGATTGACGGACTCATCCATGTTTCCGACATGTCTTGGACCAAACGCGTGAAGCATCCTTCGGAGATCCTGAAGAAGGGAGATCGCGTCGAGGCCATCGTCCTGCATGTCGATAAGATAGCCCGGCGCATCTCCCTTGGGCTGAAGCAAACCGAACCCGACCCTTGGAAGACCACGGTCCCCGAGAAATACCGGATCGGGATGGATGTCACAGGCAAGGTGGTCCGGATCACCGACTTCGGGGCTTTCGTGGAGCTGCCCGACGGCATTGAGGGATTGCTCCACGTCTCCGAGCTGTCCGAGGGACGGGTGAACCGGCCGGAGGATGTGATCAAGGCCGGGGAGGAATTGAACCTTAAGATCATAAAGTTGGATACGGGTGACCGCAAACTGGGCTTGAGCCTCAGGGCATTCCAGGAAGCGACCCAAGAACAGGAAGGGAAAGAAGAAGGGGAGTAA
- the ilvC gene encoding ketol-acid reductoisomerase — translation MARLYYDKDADLGLLKGKTIAVIGYGSQGHAHALNLKDAGLGVVVGLYKGSRSWDKAVADGLKVAPVDEATSGAQVVMMLIPDQHQRHVYTESIQQGLTAGKTLMFAHGFNIHFHQVVPPKDVDVSMVAPKAPGHIMRQIYTEGSGVPALLAIYQDTSGKAQETALAYAKGVGCTRAGVLETTFREETETDLFGEQAVLCGGLSALIKAGYETLVEAGYQPEVAYFECLHEVKLIVDLFYQGGLAYMRYSVSDTAEYGDYSRGPRVINEAVRAEMKKILQEVQDGSFAREWILENQAGRPSFLALRKKDAEHPIEEIGKELRSMMPWIKGRPK, via the coding sequence ATGGCCAGACTCTATTACGATAAAGATGCGGACCTTGGGCTCTTAAAGGGAAAGACGATTGCCGTCATTGGTTACGGGAGTCAGGGACACGCCCATGCCCTGAACCTAAAGGATGCGGGCTTGGGTGTGGTGGTAGGGCTCTACAAAGGCTCAAGATCGTGGGATAAGGCCGTCGCGGACGGGCTGAAGGTCGCGCCGGTCGACGAGGCAACATCTGGGGCCCAGGTCGTCATGATGCTTATCCCGGATCAGCATCAGCGACATGTGTATACCGAGTCGATCCAGCAGGGACTCACCGCTGGCAAGACGCTGATGTTCGCCCACGGTTTCAATATCCATTTCCATCAAGTGGTACCACCAAAGGATGTAGACGTCTCGATGGTGGCCCCCAAGGCGCCGGGTCACATCATGCGGCAGATCTATACGGAAGGATCCGGGGTCCCAGCCCTTTTGGCCATATACCAGGATACGTCGGGGAAAGCCCAGGAGACGGCTTTGGCCTACGCCAAGGGGGTTGGATGTACGCGGGCCGGGGTCTTGGAGACCACCTTCAGAGAGGAGACCGAGACAGACCTATTCGGGGAACAGGCCGTCCTGTGCGGCGGCCTCTCGGCCTTGATCAAAGCCGGGTATGAGACGCTGGTCGAGGCGGGGTACCAGCCAGAAGTTGCCTATTTCGAGTGCCTCCACGAGGTCAAGCTGATCGTGGATCTGTTTTACCAGGGGGGCCTCGCCTACATGCGCTATTCCGTAAGTGATACTGCCGAGTACGGAGATTACTCTCGGGGCCCCCGGGTTATCAACGAGGCAGTCCGGGCGGAGATGAAAAAGATCCTGCAAGAGGTTCAGGATGGGAGCTTTGCCCGGGAATGGATCCTAGAGAATCAAGCAGGCCGTCCCAGCTTTCTGGCCCTCCGGAAGAAAGATGCCGAGCACCCGATCGAAGAAATCGGGAAAGAACTGCGGTCCATGATGCCGTGGATCAAGGGAAGACCCAAATAG
- a CDS encoding bifunctional nuclease family protein → MMIGMTVRGIALDPITNMPIIILKDQEEKRALPIWVGIFEANAIALELEKIATPRPMTHDLIKNILDGVGASVQQIVINDLKENTFFAVIEVNYNGNVVNIDSRPSDAIALALRLNAPIFVTDKVVSKAKSMDIAEETEDSDRWREWLENLKPEDFGKYKM, encoded by the coding sequence ATGATGATCGGGATGACAGTCCGGGGGATCGCCCTTGATCCAATTACCAATATGCCTATCATCATCCTGAAAGATCAGGAGGAGAAACGGGCCCTCCCCATCTGGGTTGGGATCTTTGAGGCAAACGCCATCGCCCTCGAGCTCGAGAAGATCGCGACGCCACGGCCCATGACCCATGACCTGATCAAAAACATCCTCGACGGGGTCGGGGCCTCAGTGCAGCAGATTGTGATCAACGACCTGAAAGAGAACACATTTTTTGCGGTTATCGAGGTCAATTATAACGGTAATGTGGTAAATATCGACTCGCGGCCGTCCGACGCAATTGCGTTGGCGCTTCGGCTCAATGCCCCCATTTTCGTCACGGACAAGGTCGTCAGCAAGGCCAAGAGTATGGACATCGCTGAGGAGACGGAGGACAGCGATCGCTGGCGCGAGTGGCTCGAGAATCTGAAGCCGGAGGACTTTGGTAAGTACAAGATGTAA
- a CDS encoding lysophospholipid acyltransferase family protein: protein MWYRACQIFLPLIVPVFRFRVVGKEEVPTTGGVILAANHVSYVDPLFIGVALVERQLHSMAKEELFRWPLFGAFIRGLHAFPVRRGRVNHAGIRQCLRLLDQGEVLLVFPEGTRGDGVALQKAEEGIGLLAARAGCPVIPVYVQGTDKVLPRGQRIPRVHPVTVYFGHPLRVAGENAGKEGRWSYRRLSEQVMEEIAELQARARAPEA, encoded by the coding sequence GTGTGGTATCGGGCCTGTCAAATTTTCCTCCCACTGATCGTGCCGGTTTTCCGCTTCCGGGTGGTGGGAAAGGAAGAAGTCCCTACCACGGGAGGCGTGATTCTAGCGGCCAATCACGTCAGTTATGTGGATCCTCTGTTCATTGGCGTGGCCCTCGTAGAACGGCAGCTTCACTCCATGGCGAAAGAGGAGCTCTTTCGATGGCCCCTTTTTGGTGCGTTCATCCGAGGGCTTCATGCCTTTCCGGTCCGCAGGGGGAGGGTGAACCATGCGGGAATTCGGCAGTGTCTGCGCCTTCTCGATCAAGGAGAGGTTCTCTTGGTGTTTCCTGAAGGAACACGCGGGGATGGAGTGGCTTTGCAGAAGGCGGAGGAGGGAATCGGGCTTCTGGCCGCACGCGCCGGTTGTCCAGTGATTCCCGTGTACGTCCAAGGCACGGACAAAGTCCTGCCGAGGGGTCAACGGATCCCACGAGTGCACCCCGTGACGGTCTATTTCGGTCACCCGTTGCGGGTGGCGGGTGAAAATGCTGGGAAGGAAGGGCGATGGAGTTACCGACGCCTCAGCGAACAGGTGATGGAGGAGATCGCCGAGCTTCAAGCCAGGGCTCGTGCACCCGAGGCGTGA
- the aroA gene encoding 3-phosphoshikimate 1-carboxyvinyltransferase, translated as MEHLKIRGGARGLQGKITVPGDKSISHRAIILGALADGLTEISGYLRSEDCQRTLEAVRALGIDVEGGNPLRIHGKGLHGLREAGDILDCGNSGTTIRLLAGVLAGQPFLSILTGDASLRRRPMDRVVIPLKQMGAEMWGRAQDTLPPLVVRGGRLRGLRYHSPVASAQVKSAILLAGLFAEGRTTVIEPARSRDHTERLLKACGQVVETDGREVTLVPAGALRTNRISVSGDFSSAAFFLVAGLILPDSDLTIEGVGVNPTRTGLLDVLQAMGGVVEVQQEEESGGEPRARLRVRTSRLTGVSIGGDLIPRLIDEIPALAVAAACAEGKTIIQDAAELRVKESDRIRAIATALNQMGVRTEEIEDGLIIHGCGSLRGASCESHGDHRMAMAFTVAGLRADKETTVLDTACIQTSFPGFVQTLQDFFPGSVEQKA; from the coding sequence ATGGAGCATCTTAAGATTCGTGGAGGGGCTCGGGGACTGCAGGGAAAGATTACGGTCCCGGGTGATAAGTCCATTTCCCATCGCGCGATCATTTTGGGGGCCCTGGCTGACGGGCTCACCGAAATATCCGGTTATCTCAGGTCTGAGGATTGTCAACGGACCCTGGAAGCTGTCCGGGCCCTGGGGATCGACGTTGAGGGCGGGAATCCTCTCCGGATCCATGGGAAGGGCCTTCACGGCCTACGAGAGGCAGGGGATATTCTAGATTGCGGGAACTCTGGCACCACCATCCGTCTCCTTGCGGGAGTGCTGGCAGGCCAACCCTTCCTCTCGATCCTCACCGGAGATGCGTCTCTGAGGCGGCGGCCGATGGATCGCGTCGTCATCCCCCTCAAACAGATGGGAGCTGAGATGTGGGGGCGAGCTCAGGATACCCTGCCCCCTTTGGTTGTACGCGGTGGAAGACTACGAGGGCTAAGATACCACAGCCCTGTCGCCTCAGCTCAGGTGAAATCGGCCATCCTCCTCGCTGGTCTTTTTGCCGAGGGCCGGACCACCGTCATTGAACCTGCCCGATCGCGGGACCATACCGAACGCTTGCTCAAGGCGTGTGGGCAGGTGGTGGAGACGGACGGGCGCGAAGTGACGCTGGTGCCAGCGGGCGCCCTGCGAACCAACCGCATCTCCGTTTCCGGAGATTTTTCGTCAGCTGCGTTCTTTCTCGTCGCCGGCCTTATTCTCCCCGATTCCGACCTCACCATTGAGGGGGTGGGTGTGAACCCGACCCGGACAGGGTTGCTCGACGTTCTCCAGGCGATGGGGGGAGTCGTGGAGGTTCAACAAGAAGAGGAAAGCGGCGGTGAGCCTCGGGCACGTCTGCGCGTACGCACGAGCCGCCTCACAGGGGTAAGCATTGGGGGAGACCTGATCCCGCGTCTCATTGACGAGATTCCGGCCCTGGCGGTGGCCGCCGCTTGTGCGGAGGGAAAGACAATCATCCAGGATGCTGCAGAGCTGCGCGTCAAGGAGTCCGATCGGATTCGGGCCATTGCCACGGCGTTGAACCAGATGGGAGTTCGCACGGAAGAGATCGAGGACGGTCTAATCATCCATGGGTGCGGAAGCCTTCGGGGGGCCTCCTGCGAAAGCCATGGCGACCACCGAATGGCTATGGCGTTCACGGTGGCCGGGCTCAGAGCCGATAAGGAAACGACGGTTCTGGACACGGCGTGCATCCAGACCTCCTTCCCCGGGTTCGTGCAAACCCTCCAAGACTTCTTTCCCGGCTCCGTAGAACAGAAGGCATGA